Proteins encoded by one window of Corythoichthys intestinalis isolate RoL2023-P3 chromosome 20, ASM3026506v1, whole genome shotgun sequence:
- the rdh12l gene encoding retinol dehydrogenase 12, like: MQALRNLFRGPWVSEARLEGKTVLITGANTGIGKEAAADLATRGARVIMACRDLSKAEAAVKEVKERSLNDNVVCMKLDLADTKSIREFAQAVNEGEPNVNILINNAGVMVCPYAKTVDGFEMQIGVNHFGHFLLTFLLLDLLKRSQPSRVVTVSSMAHLLGSIKLDDINSERSYNKQRAYSQSKLANVLFTRSLAKRLQGTGVTTYCLHPGVVQTDLWRHLDGPQRFFVNLASPFTKTTEQGARTTIYCAVEPALENQSGGYYSDCAAANCSAAGKNDELAEKLWELSCKSLNITWD; encoded by the exons ATGCAGGCTTTAAG GAACCTGTTCCGCGGGCCTTGGGTCAGCGAAGCCAGGCTGGAGGGCAAGACGGTGCTCATCACCGGAGCCAACACCGGCATCGGCAAGGAGGCGGCGGCCGATCTGGCCACCAGAG GCGCGCGCGTAATCATGGCGTGCAGAGACCTTTCGAAGGCGGAGGCTGCAGTCAAGGAGGTGAAGGAGCGTTCCCTCAACGACAACGTGGTCTGCATGAAACTTGACCTGGCTGACACCAAATCCATTCGCGAGTTCGCGCAGGCCGTCAACGAAG gCGAACCCAACGTCAACATCCTGATTAACAACGCGGGCGTAATGGTGTGCCCGTACGCAAAAACGGTCGACGGTTTCGAGATGCAAATTGGCGTCAATCACTTCG gtcacttcctgttgaccttCCTGCTGCTGGATCTCCTGAAGCGCTCTCAGCCGTCGCGCGTGGTGACTGTGTCGTCCATGGCCCACCTTTTGGGTTCCATCAAGTTGGACGACATCAACAGCGAGCGCTCCTACAACAAGCAGCGAGCCTACTCGCAGAGCAAGCTAGCGAACGTGCTATTCACGCGTTCGCTTGCCAAAAGACTACAGGGCACGGGCGTGACGACGTACTGTCTGCACCCGGGCGTGGTCCAGACCGACCTGTGGCGCCACCTGGACGGCCCCCAGCGCTTCTTCGTGAATTTGGCGTCGCCGTTCACCAAGACGACGGAGCAGGGCGCGCGCACCACCATCTACTGTGCCGTGGAGCCCGCCTTGGAAAACCAAAGCGGCGGATACTACAG cgactGCGCGGCCGCCAACTGCTCGGCGGCAGGAAAGAACGACGAACTGGCGGAGAAGTTGTGGGAGCTCAGCTGTAAAAGTCTCAACATCACGTGGGACTGA